ATTTATTCTCACAACCAGTCATCTCCATCTCTCAAGGCAAGCGTTACCCTCTCTTCCATCTCCCATCTCTTTATCCGTTAACTTGGCTGTATTGACGGCTTGCTGTGTCCTTGTGAGAACATATAAAGCGCGGAATACGGGTATGACCATTGTTTTCGCACCACCGTCCTCTGCTCTCTTGTCTGACTTGATGCCAGCTCTCCCCGTCCCAAACCCAGAGACAACCTGAGTTCAAGTCCAATCCACAAACCCTACCGCTATGCCTCGTCCATTTCATTTAGATCCTATCCTGAAAGCAAGTCTTGGTTACTCTCGCGCACATATGTTGACTCAAGAGACGCCTATTGCGATTTACCTCATGCTTGCTGTTTCGTTGCTAACTTCTTTCCTTCGATACGGGCCTACAGCTCACCTATAACCGCATCTTCCGTCCGATCAAGATGATGGAAGAGATCGACTTCGAGCTGTGTCTGGGCGTGGAGAAGCACGTGAGTTTTTATGCTCTGCCGTGCGTTCGCATATACTGATTTATTACTATTCAAATCGCCAGGCGGCCATCGCTCGTCGTGAGAAGAACATGACCTCGTCCTTCGATAGCGTGAATGAAACAACTACACCGAATCTGAAAAGTCCCCGATTGCGCGAGAGACAAATCGACGAACACGAGCAGGGAAAAGACGAAGTACGTGAACGTGAGACCGAGACAGGAAGTGAACGTTGTGCGCAATCGAATAAGAGGACCAAAATCTCTGCGTCTGGGAGCTGGCGTGAGGGAGACCAGGCGTGGTCTGACAAGGGAGCTGCTTTGGATTCTGTCAATTCGTCATTTTCTAGCCTgttctcgtcttcttctaCCGAGACGGTCGATATTTCTGCGACTGCGATTAGCCGCGACTCCTTCAATCACgatgaaaaagaacaagaCGAAGAGCAGTCTAATGCCTATTCACCACTGAGCAGTACTTTTAGGAAACTTCACATCCACGAATACGGAGCCCCTCCATCCAGCGACAGTGGCTTCACCATCTACGAAGACCCAGAGGATAGAGTGATCCGTGACTTTGGTTTCTACATGCCGGAGGACTGGTATAGATACCCGGAGGATGATAAGGAAAATACAGATGGActcgacgacgaggacgaagaaaCTAGTGTCGAGGAGTCTGAACTGTTCGGAGGCGAAGAGATAGACCACCAGCGGCCACGCCGTCGTCAGCACTTTGATCACTCGCAGGATACGCGGATGTACTATTACCACGACGTCCAATGGAACAGTCCAAGCATCTCCGTTGACGAGTATACGGACACGGGTGGAGAAATAAGACTTACAGAAAGAAATCCTCATCTTCGCTATTTCAACAGTAGGATGGTCTCGTTCAGTGAAGGTGAAGAactttcttctttccggGAAGTCAGAGGGGCGACGGAAACAATGTCATTTCTTGGGGCTCCTCCGCGGCGGTTCTTGGGACGTGGACGTCAGTAACGTGAGGGTTATGGGTTTCTGGGGGTTTGATTTCTTATTTATGATTACTGCGATTCACCAGTGATTTTGTATGAATTACATTTTGTTAATTAGCAAAATGGTTGTGATGGCATATATTAGGCAGTGAATACGAAAGTTCTTCGTCTCACTATGTaattctctctcctcttcggGTCCTCTACAAAACTCCTCGAGCACCTGGTCTTATCTCCCTTTCAACCCCATCATCATAATCTATCATCCCACGTGGAATTTCTGGCCCATTTCTGGCAAATCAATTGCAAAGGCTTGCAGCCCCTGGCGAGTTGTAGCTCATTTCATCTTCAAACTGAAACATCGAGTTCGAACGTTTGAATGAAAGCAGTCTCAAGGCAATCACAGAAGCGTTTGGACAGAGCCCAAGACGCCCAGTTAAGCGGATTCGATTATTTTCTGAATCGATTGGCTGACTATCAGCACCTAGTTCCGAATTCAATCTGGCATCATTGGCCATCGCGTACAGATGGCTATTACCAAATACACCCCAGAGCAAAAGACGTTGCTACCATAATTCACAAGGCCTCAGTAGCCCATGCATGAAATCAGGATGGCACAAGCGTAGAATGACTCAAATCAACTGTGCATAGCGCTAGTTGACTATAACTGCTTCGACCACTCTTTACAGTTGTTGTTTCATGGTAATTTGCGGATGCGATTCTGGAACAATGAGTTGCAACGATCTCAAATGTCTTGTCTGATGGAAGAGGGGTCAAGATCGATGATAGTCACTTTATTAGATAATTTAATGGATACGCCAAACCCAGGCGGTTGGAACAATTGCTCCTCGTCACTCGCAAGCTGCAGTCTGACCATTTAATTCTAGCGCAAACTTTCTGCCACGATAAGACAGAGTCCAATGAAACCTAAGTGGATGCCACGAGTCAGAATATACCGGAATGACCTTTTCAGCATTCTTCCGGCTGGTCACGCCGATGCACTACAAGTAAATACATAAGCATAGATGATGTAAGGTCGGTTGATTGTGGCCTAATTTTGACGGAGCACGTGCCGGGCAGCTCATATAGACCTTCCCGCTTCCCCTTTCATGTTTTCACACAACTGTCGCCATAGATTCGCACCAGTGTTGCGGGTGCAAACCCACTATGAACGACAAAGACACGGAATTTACCAGAAATAATTGAGGGTGTTGATTCAAAATGGTCCAACCGATTCACAACATGGTCCATTTACAAAAAGATAGGGGCACTAGCTGCTCAGCAATGAGTGTTTTTTCCCACACTCAGCGATTATATATGTGTTGCTTTGCTGAGCATGGTTATTATTGACCAGATCACCTTACGTGCCAAACCCATGCCTGTTTTCTCGTTTCCCTTTTGGAAGTTATATCGATAAACAGCTTCATCTGGGGGACGGATGTATTGGATGCAAGCATATCAGCTTTTCTTTTAATAGCTCCTAGGGCTGGCCTCGTTAGGCACTTCACCCTATGTAGAGTCGATATGACATATGACAGCCAGGTGAAAACAGTGACCAAGCGTTGTACACATTCATATTCATTCATAAATAATAAAATAGATATCAATGTCGAATAAACATTGTAAGCACATCACAACTGGATATCATCACTCATGATCCCTTTCCTTTGCTCCTATTTCAACAAATAAAACAACCCTCATCAAACAAAATATGCATGCAATAACTACCATGGCATAAtcaaaaacagaaaaacaacAGGAAGAGAAATCACATCTCCTCAATAGCGCAGTTGGGATGCAAGACGTAGACGGTCTTGTGCGTCTGGCCATCCTCATCTTGTTCGTCGTCGAGGAGACCTTCTCCGCGGATAGGCATGAGGATGTTATCCTGCGACAGTTAGTAATGATTCGTAAAAGAGATGCAATATTTGGTGAGATACTAACCTTGACCATCCGCTTCAAGACCTTAACAGCCAAGTCCCGCTCCCGCTGCAAATCCTCCTCGGTGTTAAGTTCAGCCTCAATCTGCTCCAAGTACCAAACAAGCAACTCCTCCCGCTCAACGCCCTCACCAGACGTCGACTCATCCTCGTTCACTCTCCGCACGACCAAGTTCAGGATCTTCATGTACTTGTCGTACGTGATCTTGGTCTTGGGCTTCTGGCGCTGCTGCGCAGGCTGTTCTTGCTGCTCgccatcatcgccatcgcgCATGGGGCTATCGCCTTCCCTATCCCCATCGGCCATCTCCTGGTCTTCGAGGTCTGCAGCTGCGACTTGCGCGAGCGCGgcttcctcgtcgtcatctTCGACTTCGACATCGTCCTTCTCGACGGTAACAATACTctggcggaggaggttgaAGGCCTCGATGACAAAATTGGGGACGATTTCCTCGACGCAATTAGCCTTGGCGACGGCTTCGGAGAGACGGATGAGCGATTCCAGTTGACGGACGGTGATACGGTACGAGGAGCGACCCATTCCACCCTGTGCATCGTTGGCGCGCAGCTCTTTGTACTTCTCGACGAGGACGGCCTTAGCCTCGTCCGTGAAGACAGGTCTGAACGTCCGCGCGAACTGGATGTAGCGCTGGAGCTGCTCGGTGCTGATAGTTGGTGTCACGGCTTCGTCGCGGTTCATGTGCACGTTGACAATGTGGTCTGCCAGCTTGCGGTCGACGGCTTCGTTGGGTTCGTCGCGGATGACGAAGAACAGATCGAAACGGGACATGATGGGGGCTGAGAAGTTGAGGTTGGCGCGGAGGGTGGTTTTGGGGTTGTAGCGACCGCCGACGGGGTTTGCGGCGGCGAGGATTGAAGCGCGGGCGTTGAGGGTTGTGTGGATGCCAGCCTTTGCGATGGAGATCGTTTGCTGTTCCATTGCTTCGTGGATTGCAACTTGGTCGCTGATGTCCATTTTGTCGAATTCGTCGATGGCGCAGATGCCGCCTCCGTTGGCAAGCATCAGTGCACCAGCTTCGATGGTAAATTCACCAGTTTCGGCATCTTTCACGACGGATGCAGTCAAACCAGCAGCAGATGAGGCCTTACCGCTGGTATATACTGCACGAGGGTGTAGCGAACAGATGTATTTCAAGAATTGACTCTTACTTGTCGAAGGGTCACCAACGATGCAAATGTTAATATCACCACGAAGCTGCATGTTCTCCTGTTCCGTCGACTTGCTAACACCTCCAATCAGTTGCAGAAGCAAGCCCTTCTTGATTTGCGTGTGCCCATAAATCATCGGTGCGATGGATTCGACTAGACGCGAGTAGATGTACTCTGAATGAACAAGTTGCTTCAAATCATCCACTTCTGCTGCACTGATGGTATGAAGGAAGGATTCCTGGGCCATGTCGTCTTCCGGGTCGGGGTCTTTGTGCTGATTGAGAGAGCCCAGAATATTGTCGGAGTTACCGGTCAGTTGCTGGTTTGTTTGTTGACCAGGTGTGCTGGTGTCGGGAGTGATCatgcaggaaagaaaggCGAGCCGGTAAGTGAGGTCTCTGACACCCAGGGCCTTCAGACCACTCACACCACCTCCCCCTACTTCACCAGTGCGGTTACTCATGTCACGAACGGCCTCTGGCCGCACTCCAGGAAGACCAAGCTGGCTAACATCCGGGACCACGATCAATGTACCAGTGAAGATACACCGTTCACCTGCCTTGGCGCGGTCGACCATTTCACCACGTAGGATGATATCCATTGTACGGGGCATGCTGCCCGTGGGAATTTCATGCGAAGACTCCTGCAATTTCACCTTCTGCCAGTCGACAAACGTACTCTTCGCAATGTCCAGACGCCATCCAGACCGGTTACCACAAGTACTGTTCGGGCACTCGCTGGGCTCCGTGTATCTGAAAGTTTGCTCCACATTGGGGACAACCGATTTGCATTGTTCACAGATGAAGGTACCCAACGACAATTCGGGCCGGATTTCAGATGTCCGCGTCACGGTACCAGAGACAGACAGTAATTTTCCAATCTGTGATGTTCGAAGTTGCCGTAACCGGGAGACCAGCGGCATGTTGTAGAATGCCAGGGAGAACAATTTATCTGTCTGCTGATGCCGGGTCTTGGTGTTAGCTTGACGGCCCAATTTCGGCTGGTTGGGGTCGTTGATGCTCTCGTCGTTTTCGGCCGCACTCTCTTCCAGGTCTTGCATAGCCGAACTATTCTGAGATTGCGCGCTAGTCGCTTGACGATGGGAAATATAGTATTCCGGTACATATTTGCTGATCAGGTTTTGCAAAGCCTTCACCAGGAAAGGCTGGAATCGATAGTATTGGTTGGAAATCGCATCGGCCAGAATCTGGTTATCCAATGATGTCAAGTGTGTAAAGTCTACATAAAGGGTCGACAGTCCCAGTCTCTTCATGCCGTAAATTTGTGCGATATAGTATTTATCGGACAAACGAGCGGacgacggcggcggcgcaGTGCTTGAGACCTCCTCAATGTAGGACTCGAGGAATTCCGCGAACGCTTGTTGCACTTTCTCACCCGCCAAATCGGTGACCGGAGGGGGGCCTGGCATGTATGGATTCCGCAGTCGGTTTATCGTCGAACTGTTTGTGCCCACAACCTGGTCATCCGGGAAGCCTTGTGCATCACTCATCGGTCCATTGCTCTCTGACATGAGCTGCGGCCGCGAGCTGCCGATCTGATCTGAGTGGATTTGTTGGGAGCCGGCCGTTGAGCCCAGCTCGGACTGGATAACGGCATCGAAGAGGGACGACATGGCGGAATGAGGGATGGACACGGCCAAGGGAGTGGCCGGTTGATAGCGTTGAAGGAGGGGTTGTATGGGAAGCGAGAATAATTAGGAAAAAAAATCCTGGATTCAGTAATATTTGAAAAGGTGTGTCAAGGGAGAcagtgctggtggtggtggtcgtTGCGGCGGTGATGACTTCGCATTGTCTTTTTTCGGTGGAACGCGTCGAACACGCGAAACGCGTCGGAGAAATGTAGACGCTCACCGACGCGTTAAGTGCTTCCATTTTCGGACAAGAAACTAACGCTCGCAGCTTACATCAGCCTCTCCTGCTGCAGGGGGAGACGCTAACCTGAATTAGGAGTCGCTACCATGGCGTCGGAGTTAGGCACGAGAGGTTAGCCGAGGACTAAACCAAACGGGGATAAAGGTCCTTCAAAGCGGCATCCCGGCAACCAAACAGATCCCTTCCCAAGAGGGGTAGTCCCCGGCCATCAGCCAATGACAAGCTTTCACGACCGGTTTCCTGGGGTCAAAGCTCCCCATAACCAATCAGCAGCCAGCATCAGGACAAATAGACTTTCGGAGCGGCACTCATGGAGGTCTTGAGACCCACAGCCGCCGTGAGGGTTAATTAATCTTCAGAATCATCCCAAATAGGGTCATCCCCATGTTCAGCTACGTATCCTGTCAGAACCGAAACAACTACTCCATTCGCGCTTGATCGCTGTTTTAGGCTATGAAGGATTGCTGACCTCATAGTTCATTCCTCCTGCCTGTGGATTGCTTGACTGTGTTCTATCTCTGCAATGACAGCGCTGCACAGATCGGCCGTATTACTGGAGGTGTTTTGCTGATCTCATTTATCCGTTCGACTCGATATGCCACAGTAGCAAGGCACTGGATTGAACTATCGCATTATCTTTCTTTCTCGTGATGTCTTCAGAGCGATGTTCTCCTCATTCATCATATTCCCCACCAAGCCTTGCGCAACATGAAACCTCCTCTGAATTGCTGGAGCACCAACAAAAGCGACagcgacaacaacaacagcgtACGTATTCAAACTCGTCCAACTGGCTCGGTAGTTAGTTACACACACTGACAGTTGGCATCGTAACACTTAGAACCCCGCAGCGATGACCCTGAATCTCCCATGAAACCGAAGCGACGACGGCGTTTACCAACGACCGACGATGGGCCGCCCAAGAACCAGATATTCTACTTTGTTGACTCGAACTCCTCATCACGAGAGAAACGGGCCCACGTGATGCGACACCACGTCCAGGAGAAACGGCGACAGCGCAAGGCTTCCAATGCAGACAGCGATAGCGAGAAGATGTCGAACCAGGCTGTCCGTTATGTCCCTTGGCAAGACCAGACATTAGAACACGGAGACCGCAGACTGGACGCGACTCAAGACGCTGGAATCAATGGGTTCTCTTCTGGCAGTAGCTCAGTGGTATGAGATAGGTGCTAATTGGCTGGAAAGAAGGATACTGACAACTTTCAGTTTCGAGCAGGATACCCGCCTTTGAAACCATCTTCCCATTCTCTTGCTCATATACAGTCGACGCTACCTGTTTATGATATGCCCAGGAAAGAGTCTATTGGCAGTCTACCAGTGGGCTTAAGCCGAGAGGACCTGGAACTAGCAGATTTCTGGAATACCAAGTTGACTTACTGGTCGGGACAGAACAAGCACATGAAAGACCATATCTTTCGAACCGCCATGGGCCATCCTTTGACTTTCCAAGCGGTCGTTTTAACATATTGCGCGCGATGGAAAGCGCAACTCTACAATTTACCAGAAGGCTCTGAAGTGCAGCGTCATGTCGGACAGGCTGCGCGCGGAGTGGAAGAGGCCCTCGCAGGCATTATACCTATTCACGAAGATTACCTTGCCATGGCTTTGACTGGGATGGCTTTGCAGGAAGAACGATTTGGGCAGAAATCGATTGCCCGAGCATATATCGACCGGGCGGTGCAGATCCTCCGTTCACGGGCGGGATCCAACAATGCGGTTGAAGTATTTCTACACTACGTGCGATACATCATGACACCCCCGAAACCTGGTTATGGCATCGACTCGGACGGGAAACAATGGCTATTGACCTTCCTACGGGGAGCGGAAGAATTGATGCGGGAACACAACACGCCGGCGTATCTATCAGAGGTCCCGCAACGACGCGAGGCCTTTCAGATGGACAGTCCCCTATTCCCATTACTATCGAGCGGACCTCGTCCGTCGCAGGTGCCCATAGAAGCGCGCATGTATGTGGTGAAGGATGCGCCAACACAGGAGATTACGCGGACGGCTGCCTTGATCTACATAACAGCAGCCTTGTGGGATTTCCAAGATTCGCCGAGTAAAATGAGGCGGTTCCTTAGCCAAGCGATGGCCATGGCGCGCGAACACGGCCTTGACCGGTCCCAAGCGTGCGAGACGCTTGTatggctgctgctggaggaACGGTGGGACGCGGACCTGCGCGATGCGGAACGAGGTTGGTCGACGGGGGAGTTGCTGAAAACGCACAAGCAACTACGACCCGACTTACAGTTTCAGTTTACCGAGATCCTGATGAGTTTTCTGATGATGACCCCGCCGATAAGGGGGATCAATACGTTTGCAGAGGAGCTTAACAGATGAAATTTCATGGTTAATTTCTTGATCCTGTTGTTCCTGGCGATATAATTCGCCATGTGCATAATCTAAACGTAATAGTAAATGGTGGGAAACCATGGATCAGGCAGACTTGATACCGAACACATGCTTTTGTTGTGGTGAGCAAAAACTAGGCAAAACGAACCATGGCTCTCGGAGGAGGAATATACGACGCTCGCATGGCATTTCCACTAATGTGGTTTAGACATAGTGGGCACGTGCTGGCTGTATCTTATTGGTGATCTCAAATTTTGAAATGGACCGCTAATCTTGCGAGTGGCCAATCAGAAATAATCCAGCTCGAACGCTGATCCCTAGCGCCACATCATCATCGGCGCTATTGTCAGACTATTTTAGGCGATCAAATTCTGTCGGACGGTAATAATTACATATCAATGTTTATTTGGTTTATCCGATACAATTGAGGCGCTTATTTTGTAGAATTTACTACTGTTCTATGTACCTTGTAGTGTAAATAGTATTGTGTGGAGTGTTAAGGGGTAGGAATGTACAGGTACATGAATTTATCGTGACGTATGCTGTGGTTGGAATGCTGTAACGCGGTCGGACTTCACCGTCATAAAAAAATACTAGTACTATGCGCACGCCACAGTGGCACCGCCACAGGACGTGTCCCGTGGGATCGGCTCTGCAAGTATGATGTTTaattgtttctttttccttacCGTATTTTTAAAAAACTGTAAATTGCTGTGGCTGCCCCTCGATCGAGATCTGTCTCATGTCCCGTGATTTCTGATCTCCGTCCCGTGATTTTTTCCCACTTCTTCTCCATTCCTCCGTTTTTCTTTGCTTATTGTTAGTCGAGTCCCTCTTCCCCTCTTCCCTGATCAGTTTCCGTCTCATCTCGCCTGTTGACAGGCATCTGGGTTGTCGTTTCGGGTACCTGTACCGCCAAGGCTTCCGTCACATGTTTTAATTTAACCCCTTTTCATCCGTGCTTCTATCTAACTGAGAGCGACGACTTTCAGCCTCTCTTAGCTAGAACAACCTAACAACCTGAGACGTGCCCATTATGGACCTCTACGGTGTAGGCCGTCGTGGCCTTCATCAGATGGTTGCTCGATCTGTAAGTCATTCCATATACTACAAATCATTCAATTTCTCCGTCATGTCAAAAAGACTCACAATTTGTCACTATAGAGTGATAACTCCAATTCAGCGGCCGGTCTAGTCTGGGTTCTAGTTCCTTCATTAATTTCTGCGGTGGCCATGGTCCTTGTTTTCATCATCCTGCGTCGCAGTGAGCGCCGCATGTATATGCCTCGGACGTACGTGGGTAGTTTGCGTCCCTCAGAGCGCACGCCTTCCTCCCCCACCGGTCTGCTGAACTGGGTCAAGTCCATGTACAAACTGCCTGACGAGTATGTGCTGCAACATCACTCCATGGACGCTTATTTGCTGCTGCGTTTCCTCAAGTTGATCACCGTCATTGCGTTTGTCGGCTGTTGCATGACGTTCCCGGTCTTGTGGCCCGTCAATGCCACcggtggtggaggagggcAGCAATTCGATATGCTGAGCATTGCCAACGTTTCCCACCAATATGGTCGTTACTTTGCGCATGCCTTCATTGCCTGGTTTTTTGTGATATTCATCTACTTCACCATCACTCGCGAATACATCTTCTACATCAACCTTCGTCAGGCCTACTCTTTGTGCCCGGCGTATGCCAATCGTCTTTCCTCGCGCACTGTGCTCTTCACTGCGGTCACCGAAGACTACCTCAACCGCCACAAGATCCGCCAAATCTTCGGTCcggagaaggtgaagaatgTCTGGCTCACTACGGACGTGAGCGAACTGGAGGAGAAAGTGGGTGAGCGCGAGGATGCGGCGATGAAACTTGAAGCCGCCGAAACCAAACTCATTGTCTTGGCCAACAAAGCTCGCGCCAAAGAGCTcaagaagcagcagaagcaggGCAACACTGAAGAGGCCCCTGAGATCGAATCCGGCGATGTTGATTTTGAGGAATCGGGCTCCGTTGCTGCACGCTGGGGCGTTAAGCAGGCCGACAGGCCCACGC
This region of Aspergillus chevalieri M1 DNA, chromosome 4, nearly complete sequence genomic DNA includes:
- the MCM6 gene encoding MCM DNA helicase complex subunit MCM6 (BUSCO:EOG09260JT9;~COG:L;~EggNog:ENOG410PG2R;~InterPro:IPR027417,IPR001208,IPR041562,IPR027925, IPR033762,IPR041024,IPR031327,IPR012340,IPR008049, IPR018525;~PFAM:PF00493,PF18263,PF17207,PF17855,PF14551;~go_component: GO:0005634 - nucleus [Evidence IEA];~go_component: GO:0042555 - MCM complex [Evidence IEA];~go_function: GO:0003677 - DNA binding [Evidence IEA];~go_function: GO:0003678 - DNA helicase activity [Evidence IEA];~go_function: GO:0005524 - ATP binding [Evidence IEA];~go_process: GO:0006260 - DNA replication [Evidence IEA];~go_process: GO:0006270 - DNA replication initiation [Evidence IEA];~go_process: GO:0032508 - DNA duplex unwinding [Evidence IEA]), with translation MSSLFDAVIQSELGSTAGSQQIHSDQIGSSRPQLMSESNGPMSDAQGFPDDQVVGTNSSTINRLRNPYMPGPPPVTDLAGEKVQQAFAEFLESYIEEVSSTAPPPSSARLSDKYYIAQIYGMKRLGLSTLYVDFTHLTSLDNQILADAISNQYYRFQPFLVKALQNLISKYVPEYYISHRQATSAQSQNSSAMQDLEESAAENDESINDPNQPKLGRQANTKTRHQQTDKLFSLAFYNMPLVSRLRQLRTSQIGKLLSVSGTVTRTSEIRPELSLGTFICEQCKSVVPNVEQTFRYTEPSECPNSTCGNRSGWRLDIAKSTFVDWQKVKLQESSHEIPTGSMPRTMDIILRGEMVDRAKAGERCIFTGTLIVVPDVSQLGLPGVRPEAVRDMSNRTGEVGGGGVSGLKALGVRDLTYRLAFLSCMITPDTSTPGQQTNQQLTGNSDNILGSLNQHKDPDPEDDMAQESFLHTISAAEVDDLKQLVHSEYIYSRLVESIAPMIYGHTQIKKGLLLQLIGGVSKSTEQENMQLRGDINICIVGDPSTSKSQFLKYICSLHPRAVYTSGKASSAAGLTASVVKDAETGEFTIEAGALMLANGGGICAIDEFDKMDISDQVAIHEAMEQQTISIAKAGIHTTLNARASILAAANPVGGRYNPKTTLRANLNFSAPIMSRFDLFFVIRDEPNEAVDRKLADHIVNVHMNRDEAVTPTISTEQLQRYIQFARTFRPVFTDEAKAVLVEKYKELRANDAQGGMGRSSYRITVRQLESLIRLSEAVAKANCVEEIVPNFVIEAFNLLRQSIVTVEKDDVEVEDDDEEAALAQVAAADLEDQEMADGDREGDSPMRDGDDGEQQEQPAQQRQKPKTKITYDKYMKILNLVVRRVNEDESTSGEGVEREELLVWYLEQIEAELNTEEDLQRERDLAVKVLKRMVKDNILMPIRGEGLLDDEQDEDGQTHKTVYVLHPNCAIEEM
- a CDS encoding uncharacterized protein (COG:S;~EggNog:ENOG410PVY1), whose product is MKPKRRRRLPTTDDGPPKNQIFYFVDSNSSSREKRAHVMRHHVQEKRRQRKASNADSDSEKMSNQAVRYVPWQDQTLEHGDRRLDATQDAGINGFSSGSSSVFRAGYPPLKPSSHSLAHIQSTLPVYDMPRKESIGSLPVGLSREDLELADFWNTKLTYWSGQNKHMKDHIFRTAMGHPLTFQAVVLTYCARWKAQLYNLPEGSEVQRHVGQAARGVEEALAGIIPIHEDYLAMALTGMALQEERFGQKSIARAYIDRAVQILRSRAGSNNAVEVFLHYVRYIMTPPKPGYGIDSDGKQWLLTFLRGAEELMREHNTPAYLSEVPQRREAFQMDSPLFPLLSSGPRPSQVPIEARMYVVKDAPTQEITRTAALIYITAALWDFQDSPSKMRRFLSQAMAMAREHGLDRSQACETLVWLLLEERWDADLRDAERGWSTGELLKTHKQLRPDLQFQFTEILMSFLMMTPPIRGINTFAEELNR